The segment GAACTGGCAACTGTAGGACCAGTGTCGAGTGCTCTATTATGTGAGCCACGACGAGCTGTCAGCTAcaggaaatttaaaaataatcaagtaaaaaaaaacaacttacaATTTCCATAATCAGCACGTCCACTTGGATCAGCATAACGTCCATAATCATTTGCTCTTCCATAATCACCACCTGATGCTCCATAACCACCACCAGCTCCATATCCTCCCATATTTTGACCAGAATTGTAACCACCTCCCATATTTTGTCCATAACCACCACGATTACCATATCCACCACCATGACCATAATCATTGCCTCCACGATTTCCACTATAATCTCCACCACCTCTATTACCATAATCTTGATATCCACCACCaccgccaccaccaccaccacctccaccactaCGACGATCATTATATGGACCAGGACGATCACGACCACCACCACGTCCACCTCTCATTGGTCCACCACGTCTGTCATCTCTTCTACCACCTGGACCACCACCACGTGATTTACCAGTTGATTGTTCAACATTTATCGTTGCACCtttgaaatttgaattatGAAGTGCTTTTATTGCTGTTGCAGCATCTTCTTCACGTGCCATATGAACAAAACCATAATGATTCATAACATCACACTCAGTTACTTCACCAAAGCGTACAAATAATTGACGAAGTTCATCACTACGACAATTTTCAGGTAAACGACCCACGAAGATTTTAGTTTTCctctgtaaaatttaaataaaaacaattggttatttaaacatcaagtatttttaataataattttatttcatgttttatcaatttgttaacatcaacaaaatacaaaacataaagagctaattattaatcaatgtttcaattaataaattgaattattatgaatGCTATTCATAAAGACAACTCACCGGCATATTGGAGGAAACCATTTTctgtaaacaaaaacaaaaacaacaataaatatttatttactatgtgtacatcaatatttttaaaataggtCAAGTCAATAGTCAgggttgttgatgttgatgttgttgttattgataaCGTAAAATGCTATTTGTAcattagtttataaattattaattatttgtttgttataatcattatgtaatattttatattatcaatgtgTCAGAACATGTCagagtaattattttattttgtttttattttaatactcCATTATCAGTTaacttgtttgtttgttttttttttccaatatataaaactgtttgaataaacttaattttttttattttttttttttttttgtactatgATGAGTCAATTCATTAATTGGCTTATCTTGctccgaaaaaataaataaaaatattgtctcAAATTTAACACTCAAGGTCTTCAAAgctccaaaaataaaaatcatcaattaataaaaatgaaataaataattttaaaataactaactacataattaacaataaatatgtataatttataaaacaaaaaaattcattgaaaaattgcCGGTATTTAGTGGGTGCTCTGTTTGGTGACGCATAATGAtaacgttgaaaaaaaaaatatcacaattaTCACCCAGATTGTATATGActctaattaaattttataacacaacaaaaaactgtttacttaataaataaaaatacttacgTTATTGGACGACGTGAttggaatttataaataaaacaaacgttgacaaattttttgttttaaagaatgaaaaaaatacaagatgaCGAGGATGGAAATGGCGTCGTCAGGGCGGCGAAGCCAAATGTTGACGTGGTGGGGAAATTTGTGTACATGAAAAAGCGGCCAAAAGAAATACAAAACTGTCGCTACATTAATTAGCCGGCTTCAcctttataattgtttattacgGCTGATTACGGCCATCTTGGATTTATTCATAACATATacttagatattttttaaccaaacaaatcaaaacaaattaatcattgtacttggtttataattttaattaactgcCAAAAAGCTTAATCTGCCCAAACTGTGTCATTTTGTGTGTGTTGTacaaaagagagaaaaaaaaataaggaataaaaattaaaaaatggcgaTGACTGAAGCAACAATCTCTGGTGATCCCAGGTGATCCCCAGATCCAGAGAATGATGTCTAAACAATTACGACAAAAAGCTTaggaatttttatcatcaagaaaAAAGGCAAATAATCTTGAGGAAATAGTATCACAATGGGATGTAAGTAGATCAATACATTATACTCAACATCATGAGAAGATTCAACTGAACCCATTTGTTATACAagtaaactaattatttttaaatcttcacaACTAGGAATCAAATGTATCATATATTCTGGCAGTAGAAATGATCTTTATGGAAGTATTGAGACGTGGTGATATGTATTTGGAACAAACAATTAATCTAACAATATCTGGTAAGTAACAAAGaaaacaacaaatgaaaaataattctaaaactTAATGAGTTTTCTTGCTTTTTGTATCAACAGAACCAAAACCAGAGATCCAATATATTATGTAGTTAAAAAGTGGTTATTCTGAAGTAtgggaaaaaattattgtcactTATTGAAAATGGTAAATttgaaattcaacaacaaGCATTGTCAAcgtgttttaaattaatgggTGAAGAAGGTAAATCACCAATTGAACCAGTTGGAAAATtaagttattattttccacTTCATCGTTTAAAGCCATTACTCAGAAAAATTGTATCACCAGATCGTGATAATACACTATTAATATCACGAcatcttgaaataaatgattataaagattcattatattttacatgGAGAAGTTTGCCACAATTAACACCAAAATTtcaatcaaaagaaaattttatgaaaaatttacttgcattaattgataaaataccattaccaaatgataatgataaaaaacaagaatatgataatgatgatgataaaatattatgtggtCCACAAAATGTATGTGGTGGTTTTGTTTGGGATCAATCATCAGCAAAacgtttattaaataaagtatGGTCATGTATAATGCAATGGGAATTATCAccaaaaatacataaacaattattaattgtattacTTGAACGTGTTATGCTACATCTTGAAAAACCAGTATTATTAactgattttttaatgaattcaCTTGATTGTGATGGAACAATAAGTCTTCTTGCATCACAAGGTGTATTTATACTTGTTACAAAACATAATTTAGAATatccaaatatatttaaaaaattatattcaatgttTGAGCCAGAAATATTTCATACAAAGTATAAAGtgcgtttattttatttggctgataaatttttaagttcaACACATTTACCTGAATCACTTGTTGCTGCATTTGCTAAAAGACTTGGACGTTTAACTCTTGTTGCACCACCAGAAGATATACTTGTCATATTGCtgtttataaatgaaaagaattatctattgtttatttaaatagatatacacattattttttaatttgtttcatGTGTAATCAATGTTGAGTGATGAACAATTATAATATCGATACAGttcttatataaaataaatagcacattttgatattaaacaaACACAGTGtgtgataatattgatataatttgtATCACAATTACAACAGCAATAATttgtatggttttttttttttttttttttaaagtaattattttgtatcaaaatcatttgtattgattgataaaaataaaaaaaaaatttagtttaataataagttgtttatattttcattaaatacataattattttcttcttttttcttttcgcagtaaaaaaaaaaagcgaaggCACCATTAtaggcaaatttttttttcaagtaaaaataattaaaatatatatgattttccttcgttttccctttttttttatctatacaattgtaatgaaaaaaaattatcctaatttaaaaattgatattatttaacaaggtATGTACACTGgtttttgaaaatgatgaaatggTTTACCTTTACCAAGATAAccaagtattaaatatttttttcctcttacTGTAATATAATCACCATGTGTTTTtggtttatttgttgatactGATGCTTGAATTGTTggttttgattgatttttttgttgattttgataattatttgaggTATTATTGCTGGTGCTGCTGGTTCTggtgctggtggtggtggtactattgat is part of the Aphidius gifuensis isolate YNYX2018 linkage group LG1, ASM1490517v1, whole genome shotgun sequence genome and harbors:
- the LOC122857832 gene encoding glycine-rich protein DOT1-like isoform X1 produces the protein MVSSNMPRKTKIFVGRLPENCRSDELRQLFVRFGEVTECDVMNHYGFVHMAREEDAATAIKALHNSNFKGATINVEQSTGKSRGGGPGGRRDDRRGGPMRGGRGGGRDRPGPYNDRRSGGGGGGGGGGGGYQDYGNRGGGDYSGNRGGNDYGHGGGYGNRGGYGQNMGGGYNSGQNMGGYGAGGGYGASGGDYGRANDYGRYADPSGRADYGNYQGMGGDYGRGAPGPADYGRTDGYGAGRAVDPYAQRNDYDRAAAAAAAVAAGPIRNGGGGGGGGAAPAAAAYGTGGYGETSAPMARPLSAAVQNYNTGAPTSYGAGPGAQTDMYSRRPAVATSGYSQAGTGYAAEGYDRPESYGPARGGGGRFPGPADAMPTRY
- the LOC122857832 gene encoding glycine-rich cell wall structural protein 1.0-like isoform X2 — its product is MVSSNMPRKTKIFVGRLPENCRSDELRQLFVRFGEVTECDVMNHYGFVHMAREEDAATAIKALHNSNFKGATINVEQSTGKSRGGGPGGRRDDRRGGPMRGGRGGGRDRPGPYNDRRSGGGGGGGGGGGGYQDYGNRGGGDYSGNRGGNDYGHGGGYGNRGGYGQNMGGGYNSGQNMGGYGAGGGYGASGGDYGRANDYGRYADPSGRADYGNYQGMGGDYGRGAPGPADYGRTDGYGAGRAVDPYAQRNDYDRAAAAAAAVAAGPIRNGGGGGGGGAAPAAAAYGTGGYGETSAPMARPLSAAVQNYNTGAPTSYGAGPGAQTDMYSRRPAVATSGYSQAGTGYAAEGYDRPESYGPARGGGGRSEPG